A genomic window from Vanessa cardui chromosome Z, ilVanCard2.1, whole genome shotgun sequence includes:
- the LOC124543418 gene encoding uncharacterized protein LOC124543418 — MDEKMFWLVLIMAFPIVKCAIPGTFFWRPRLGLDLSIPTTEVSLKVNLPTKENLNEGLVVMIDGYQVGLTVVALAAGLSSAKPYPHLNPISAYFYTNAYRWGLRHLSLLPLWFGGNGGNYCDTHRVWRRRFFYMDEFVPPWMRKYVFPFVDKNEWEKEEAEYKRFKKYAESSFGKHYRYPTKIFNNFRSQETKESEDEMDSSSST; from the exons ATGGATGAAAAAATGTTCTGGTTAGTGTTAATCATGGCTTTTCCCATAGTAAAg tGCGCCATTCCTGGTACCTTCTTTTGGCGACCTAGACTTGGACTCGATCTCTCAATTCCGACTACag agGTGTCTTTGAAAGTTAACTTACCAACGAAGGAAAATCTTAACGAAGGCTTGGTGGTTATGATCGATGGATATCAAGTTGGTCTGACTGTTGTGGCTCTAGCAGCCGGGTTATCGAGTGCAAAGCCATACCCGCATCTCAATCCGATTTCGGCCTATTTTTACACAAACGCCTATCGATGGGGTCTTAGACATCTGAGTCt tttaccGCTTTGGTTCGGAGGCAATGGTGGCAATTACTGCGATACACACAGGGTGTGGCGACGTCGCTTCTTCTACATGGACGAATTCGTCCCTCCGTGGATGAGGAAATACGTGTTTCCTTTCGTCGATAAAAACGAGTGGGAGAAGGAAGAAGCTGAATACAAAAGGTTCAAGAAGTACGCAGAATCATCCTTTGGAAAGCACTACCGCTACCCGacgaaaatattcaataatttcagATCGCAAGAGACGAAGGAATCTGAAGACGAAATGGATTCTTCGAGTTCCACGTAA